The DNA region TGAGCGAAAAAATGTGCAGAATTTATTAAAGAGTTATTATAAGCGCCAAGAGAAAATTAAAAAGACGACATTGCGCCAGCAAGAATTGCTAAAATTTGAACGTTGCTATTATCAGCAAGGTGTAAAATATATTGCGGGGGTTGATGAGGCTGGGCGGGGACCAATTGCTGGACCCTTGGTTGTAGCTAGTGTTATTTTGCCAGAAAAATGTGATTTACCTGGGGTTGATGATTCTAAGAAGTTAACTGCCAATAAGCGTGAGTTATTATGTAAAGCGATTTATCAGCAAGCATTGGCAGTTAATGTTCAGGTAATTAGCCCAAAAGTTATTGATGAATTAAATATTTACCAAGCCACGTTAAAAGGTATGCAAGATAGCTTGCAAGCACTAGTTATCAAACCCGAGGTTGCTCTAATTGATGCCATGCCGCTAAAAATTCCGGAAATTATAATAGAGAGTATTATTAAAGGGGACAGTTTAAGTTTAAGTATTGCGGCGGCCTCTATTGTGGCTAAGACAACTAGAGATAAGTTAATGCTAGATTTGCACAAATTGTACCCAGTATATGGTTTAGATAAACAC from Succinispira mobilis DSM 6222 includes:
- a CDS encoding ribonuclease HII; the encoded protein is MKILEIKELLAQDNVNIEILTTLATDERKNVQNLLKSYYKRQEKIKKTTLRQQELLKFERCYYQQGVKYIAGVDEAGRGPIAGPLVVASVILPEKCDLPGVDDSKKLTANKRELLCKAIYQQALAVNVQVISPKVIDELNIYQATLKGMQDSLQALVIKPEVALIDAMPLKIPEIIIESIIKGDSLSLSIAAASIVAKTTRDKLMLDLHKLYPVYGLDKHKGYPTREHVQAVEKYGVAEFYRQSYEPIKSIVAKKGSDK